The DNA segment CAATACACCAACGGGAACGGAAAATAAAATAACAATAATACAGAGGTAAATTGTTCCTACAATTGCTGGGAAGATTCCCCCTTCCGTCATGCCCTTCTTAGGAAACTGCGTCAGGAATTCTAAACTAATAGTTCCAATACCCCCCATAATAATATAAGCCAACAAAATGCCCAAGGCTATAACGACCAGCGCACCGCATGCTCTGAATAGAGAAAAATATAATTTTTCCTTCAAACGCCTGTTCAATGGTACGCCTCCGCGAATTTTGCGAGCACGATATCTGCGATTATGTTAATTGCAAAGGTAATGACAAAAAGCACGGCGCCAACACCGAAGAGAGCATGGTAGTGAAGACTGTTGAAATTGACCTCCCCCATTTCTATTGCAATCGCTGCTGTCATTGTCTGGACTGACGAAAGCATGTCCCAAGTGATGACGGGGGTATTTCCGCATGCCATAAGTACCGTCATAGTCTCACCGACGGCCCTACCGATTGAAAGCATAATTGCAGCGGCAATTCCTGAAAGAGCCGCGGGTATTATTACCCCTCTCAGCGTCTCCCATTTCGTTGCTCCGAGGGCATAAGCGGCTTCCCTCAAATCCTGTGGCACAGAGTTTATGGCTTCTTCGGAAAGGCTAACCATTATGGGGATCATCATTACAGCTAGCATAATTGCGCCATTGAGCGCATTTAAGCGGTAAGTATTGTTGAAAACTGCAACTATCCAATCTGATAAAATAATTAGCGCGAAGAAACCATAAACGACCGAAGGAATGCCTGCTAAGATTTCTATAGCCGGTTTGAGAATGGATTTAATTTTCGGATGTGCTAGCTCAGCCAAATATATAGTGCAGCCGATTCCAATGGGTATGGCTATAATCGATGCTCCCAAACTTACTAGGAAAGTCCCGCAAAGCAGTGGAAGAATACCATATGAAGGATTTGTAGGTGAAGTAGGATTCCATATGTGACCACTAAGAAATTCGACAAATCCAATACTCGTAAAAGCAGGAAGAGCCTCTGAAAAAATGAAAAAAAAGACTGCAAAGAGGGCAAAAACGGTCACTAGCGAAACGCAAAGGAGCACGATTTTGATGAACGTATCTGTTTTGATGCTCATTCTTCGTCTTTCTTGCAGCAATATTTCTTCTTTATTGCCAGCTTTCAAAGATCTCCCCTAATGAAGCATCTTTAGCCTTTCCGCGTACTTTTTCCCGTTGAGAGATAGAAATACTTTGGCGAGATTCATTCTAGTTTCTCCAGCTCCTCTTCAATGATCTGGTCAGGTAAAGCATAGAATCCAATTTCTTCTGCAATTGGCTGACCATCGGTAAGAATCCAGAGCAAGTACTCTCTAAGTGCCCCTGTCGGTGTACCGGCCGTGTAAAGGTATAGATATCTAGAAAGGACATAGTCGCCGTCAATAACTGCGTCTTTATCCAGCGGCGAATAGCTCAGTGATGGCATGTCTTTACTCAGATTTAGTATTTTAATTCCGCTTGCTTTTGCTGCATATCCGATACCAACATATCCAATACCGCCCTCATCATTCATGATGGCCTGGACAATTGCAGAGTTTCCCGCCATTTGCTGCATATTAGTTGTGTAATTTTCATTCTTCAGCACAGTTTCCTGGAAATACATATAGGTGCCAGAAGTGCTTTGCCGACCATATGCCACAATCGGCATATCTAGACCGCCGAGGTCTTTCCAATTGACATAGGTTCCATTATATATCCCTCTCAGCTGATCCAAGGTCAGGACCTCGATAGGATTCGATGTGTGCACGATGATGGCAATTCCATCAATTGCGACGCGAAACTCGACAGGTGTAATGCCTGCCGCAATTGCTTGGTCGATTTCGCTTTGTTTCATTTGCCTTGAAGCTTGTGCAACATCAACAGTACCTGATATAAGAGCGGTTATACCAGTCCCACTACCTCCCCCCGAGACTATAACAGATATGCTCTCATACTCGCCATGAAATTCTTCGGCCCAAACTTGGCAAAGTTCTAGCATCGTATCGGATCCTTTTTGGTTGATTGTAATTGGTTTCTCACCACCACCTATAAACAGGGCGGCTGCGATTCCGGCCACCGCCAGAATCAGTACCACTGAAATTGCAACCAGTGCTTTCCTCTCCATCCAATCACTCCCTGATTTTCTACGACCATAATGAGCGCTGCATTTTGAATTCCTGAGATATCACAGAAATCCGCGCAAGAGCATCCAAGAGTTTCGTCCCCGCTACCAGCGCTCAATTGTCGCACAAATAGATCAAAAAAATAATCCGCCTTATAGATTGCACAAATATTATATGGTCTCGGAATGACTCAATATATGTATATATATGTCTCTTTTTGTATATACAAATTGATAAAGAATCATGCAGGGTCTCGTAGAGGTTGAGTCATGGGATGAAATATACGAAAATGTGGTTTTAAATGCCAGCAGGAGGAGACATCAATGAATATTAGAAAGATACAAAAAACAGGCAAATCAACTATGATTGTATCCTTACCGAGCTCGTGGATCTCCGAACATCGTCTCAAGCCAGGCGATCCCGTCACAGTCCAAGTCATGAATGATGGCACCTTGAGGATTTCGCCGATCCATAGCGATGAAGATGAATTGATCAAGAAAACGATCCAAGTTGAAAAGGAAGATGAGGAGCATCTCATCAGAAAGCTCATCGCTGCTTACATAGCTGGATCAAATGTCATTGAGATCAGGAGCAAGGATCGTCTCGATCTCAATCTAAAGAGAACTGTAAAGGAATTCTCTCAAATGGTCATAGGACCTGAAGTCATCGAAGAAACGAGTAACTCGATCGTTCTTCATGATCTTTCTGATCCTATGGAGTTGCCTCAGCAGAAATGCATAAGACGAATGCACCTTCTCGCAAAATCTATGCATGCAGATGCGATTAAATCATTAAAAGACGGTGATTATGACCTTGCAATGGATGTTATTGAACGTGATCGAGAAATTGATAGATTGTATTGGATGGTTGTTAAACAGTATAATCTGATTTTGCGAGACCGTTATCTTGCCGACAAAATGGGCATCGACGTATTTGACGGCATGGATTACGTAGTAACTGCACGCGGCATCGAGCGAATCGGTGATCATGCAGAAAAGATAGCGGGAAACACTCTGCTTCTGAAAGAAGCCAATATTTCTTCTCTAAATATCGACGATATCAGCGAGATAAGCGATATATCTTCATCATTATTGGACTGTGCAATTGACGCATTATTTTCTAAGAATGTGCTGAAGGCCAATGATGTCATAGATAAGGGAAAACTTTTTGTGACACGGGCTGAAAAATTGCGCGCTAATGTTAAAGACTCCACACCAATCGTATTGGTCGTTAAAACAACAATCACAGATAGTATCGCAAGAATCGGTATGTATTCTATGGACATTGCGGAGATTGCGATTAATGCTGCTATCAGAAGTTGGGGCTAACCATATCATTTTATTATGAGTAATTATATTATTAAGCTGAATATTATTAATCGGGACAATGATGACTTCGCAATTTTCGAATTGCAATTTGCAGTAACTGCGTATTATTTCTGGTAGTATTGAGATCACTTAAAAATCACAACTCCGATCACTGAATTCCTTTGACGATAATGCTGGTATTAAACACGGTGATCAATTCAGCGCGAAATATTCACAGAAAAAGTTGGAGACCACAGCATAAACGATCGAGATGCGACATCGCAATTGTTGAGATTCTCAAACATTCGAGACGGTGCAATCTGAACGAACATGAGTTGTATGCGTGAATCTTGCATGACCTAAATTTCAGTGTTATTCCCAACTTCTCCAACAATCAAAAATGTATTTGAAGCCGCACATCAGCTAATCACTAACTGCAGAAGTTCCAAAGTTCCGCTATACACCGTTGCCAACGATCATAAAACAATGGAAAATTATTTGATGGACATGTACAGCTATTAATCAGTCGAGGCGAAAATTATGAAAAGAATGACTGAAGATAATTTAAGGGTGGCCTTTGCCGGTGAAAGCCAAGCTCACATGAAGTATCTCATCTTTGCAGAGAGGGCCGAAAGTGAAGGATTTCCAAATGTCGCGAGGTTGTTTCGCGCTATTGCGTTCGCAGAGGAGGTACATGCAAGAAATCACCTGGAAGCCCTGGGTCTTATCCACGAAACTTCGGGAAATTTGCAGACTGGAATTGATGGAGAAAACTATGAAATCGAAGAAATGTACCCTGCCTTTCTTGCTGTTGCAAAACTCCAAGAGGATAGGGTTGCTCAAAGAACCATGAACTGGGCTCTGGCTGCAGAGAAAATACACACAGGTATGTATCAGGCTGCAAAACAATCAGTTGATGCCGGCGAGGACATACGAATTGGAAGAGTCTACATATGTTCTCTGTGTGGATATACGAGCGAAGACGTGGTTCCCGAGCGCTGCCCAGTTTGCGGAGCTATCAGAGATAAGTTTGTAGAATTCTAGTATTGGTAATCCTATTTCATTTACTATGGCATGAGATCAGATATGGGTTCCTATCAGCATAACTAAATGATCATAGAATAGCGAAGAGTACGACAGTAAAAAAGTCAAATCAAAAAATGATGGACTGTCTGGTGAAAATAAAAAACATGAATTTTCTATTTTATTTGTCAACTTTTGTGATTTGCGATTTGATTGTTAATGAATGTCTCTTAAAATTCATTATCGAAAAAGACTTTTTTCGTACAACAATTGATCCAATAAAAAAGGTGTTTTGAAAAGTAAGGGGATGCAAGATCTCTAGTTTCCAGAAAACATTTGGAGTATCTGTCTAACCCATCTCAGCAATCACCGCATCTGTGAATTGCTGGGTTGTCGCGTTACCCCCCATATCCTGCGTTAACACTTTCCCTTCGCCGAGGACTCTATATACAGCACTCTTGACCTTTCGAGCTTCGTTTTTCATGCCAATATACTCCAACATCCAGGCAGCCGATAGGATCAGACCTGCAGGATTCGCGATGCCCTTACCAGCAAGATCGGGTGCACTGCCGTGTGCGGCTTCAAACATACCGATGTTCTCTCCAAAATTAGCCCCAGGCATGAGCGCAAGTCCGCCTATGAGACCTCCACAGAGTTCCGAAAGAATGTCTCCGTACAGATTCTGTGTGACAATCATATCAAATTGCATTGGATTAGTAACAAGTTGAAATGCAGCGTTATCTACAAGCATGTCCCTGAATTTAATACGAGGATAAGAAGATGCCACTTCGGCAACGCATCTTAAGAATAGTCCATCACCCTTCTTCAATATGTTTGCTTTGTGCACTGCGGTGATTTCCTTTCTATCGTTTGCCACGGCATAATCAAAAGCGAATTTAGCAATCCGCCTGCTAGCTTCCTCTGACGTAAGTTTGATGCTTTCAACGGCACCGTAACTCGTTTCTCTCTCTTCCCCTGTGTATAGCCCCTCGCTGTTTTCTCTAACGATGATCATATCTACATTATTATACAACGCCCTAACCCCAGGAATCGATTTAACAATCCTCACATTTGCGAAAAGGTTGAGGCGTTGTCTCATCGTTACGT comes from the Methanomassiliicoccales archaeon genome and includes:
- the pstC gene encoding phosphate ABC transporter permease subunit PstC, translating into MKAGNKEEILLQERRRMSIKTDTFIKIVLLCVSLVTVFALFAVFFFIFSEALPAFTSIGFVEFLSGHIWNPTSPTNPSYGILPLLCGTFLVSLGASIIAIPIGIGCTIYLAELAHPKIKSILKPAIEILAGIPSVVYGFFALIILSDWIVAVFNNTYRLNALNGAIMLAVMMIPIMVSLSEEAINSVPQDLREAAYALGATKWETLRGVIIPAALSGIAAAIMLSIGRAVGETMTVLMACGNTPVITWDMLSSVQTMTAAIAIEMGEVNFNSLHYHALFGVGAVLFVITFAINIIADIVLAKFAEAYH
- a CDS encoding PstS family phosphate ABC transporter substrate-binding protein, which encodes MERKALVAISVVLILAVAGIAAALFIGGGEKPITINQKGSDTMLELCQVWAEEFHGEYESISVIVSGGGSGTGITALISGTVDVAQASRQMKQSEIDQAIAAGITPVEFRVAIDGIAIIVHTSNPIEVLTLDQLRGIYNGTYVNWKDLGGLDMPIVAYGRQSTSGTYMYFQETVLKNENYTTNMQQMAGNSAIVQAIMNDEGGIGYVGIGYAAKASGIKILNLSKDMPSLSYSPLDKDAVIDGDYVLSRYLYLYTAGTPTGALREYLLWILTDGQPIAEEIGFYALPDQIIEEELEKLE
- a CDS encoding phosphate uptake regulator PhoU, which translates into the protein MNIRKIQKTGKSTMIVSLPSSWISEHRLKPGDPVTVQVMNDGTLRISPIHSDEDELIKKTIQVEKEDEEHLIRKLIAAYIAGSNVIEIRSKDRLDLNLKRTVKEFSQMVIGPEVIEETSNSIVLHDLSDPMELPQQKCIRRMHLLAKSMHADAIKSLKDGDYDLAMDVIERDREIDRLYWMVVKQYNLILRDRYLADKMGIDVFDGMDYVVTARGIERIGDHAEKIAGNTLLLKEANISSLNIDDISEISDISSSLLDCAIDALFSKNVLKANDVIDKGKLFVTRAEKLRANVKDSTPIVLVVKTTITDSIARIGMYSMDIAEIAINAAIRSWG
- a CDS encoding rubrerythrin family protein, with the protein product MKRMTEDNLRVAFAGESQAHMKYLIFAERAESEGFPNVARLFRAIAFAEEVHARNHLEALGLIHETSGNLQTGIDGENYEIEEMYPAFLAVAKLQEDRVAQRTMNWALAAEKIHTGMYQAAKQSVDAGEDIRIGRVYICSLCGYTSEDVVPERCPVCGAIRDKFVEF
- a CDS encoding isocitrate/isopropylmalate dehydrogenase family protein; translation: MKRDDMRKVVLVPGDGIGPEITHAAVKVVEASGASIQWEPVEVGAKVVKEIGRPIPPKFFEEAIETGVILKGPVTTPVGTGFRSVNVTMRQRLNLFANVRIVKSIPGVRALYNNVDMIIVRENSEGLYTGEERETSYGAVESIKLTSEEASRRIAKFAFDYAVANDRKEITAVHKANILKKGDGLFLRCVAEVASSYPRIKFRDMLVDNAAFQLVTNPMQFDMIVTQNLYGDILSELCGGLIGGLALMPGANFGENIGMFEAAHGSAPDLAGKGIANPAGLILSAAWMLEYIGMKNEARKVKSAVYRVLGEGKVLTQDMGGNATTQQFTDAVIAEMG